A stretch of Buteo buteo chromosome 9, bButBut1.hap1.1, whole genome shotgun sequence DNA encodes these proteins:
- the PHLDB1 gene encoding pleckstrin homology-like domain family B member 1 isoform X9, translating into MGTLPRSVPLGAQARTRWQQPVPENARHLQAGTMEACGRTPASPTRRVQTIIQNSPLDLIDTGKGLKVQTEKPHLVSLGSGRLSTAITLLPLEEGRTTIGTAARDIVLQGPGLAPQHCYIENVRGTLTLHPCGNACAIDGVPLRRPTRLTQGCTICLGQATFLRFNHPAEAKWMKSMIPAGGRSPAALYGLPAKPEALVNGGRQPSERGCPSHSSLVSSIEKDLQDIMDSLVLEEPASPGGKKPPARGRSPLSPMVNGGGRCLLSPPPSPGATSGGSSYENFSPLSSPASSGGYTSPSPSSQEQGPAMPPLVPLRSSSYNHAVQPPAQRPPPTPGGGPGEPWPAERLGDSQTGSPRLTPRAAPRPRAALQERPPSPFREPRDPLAPSRQPAGRAVPEARLQPPESPRAARRNVESMRELPPLSPSLSRRAVSPRAAPDAPSPQPRLGREVLGSPRARRKGLEEPRVAGSPSPPLPAETPPRRPSFGTSLSPAYGLGSPAVPSPRQSPRAPRKPLGDPRPPAGPRERKNSITEISDNEDELLEYHRRQRQERVREQEMERLERQRLETILNLCAEYTKTDGTEPGDVHRLLAGDTDAGRRVPRGAVALGRAAEELRQRESLERSDEENLKEECSSTESTHHEHEELAGPRAKEAQRLEEERASVLGRLDQLKGRIKELEQQLQETSREAEMERALLQGERESEAARLRQEQEAVQQLQEKLSSLDASIRKERDKERAKVDAERKELEQLRALYHESKSHLDKCPESMREQLREQMRREAEALETEAKLFEDLEFQQLERESHLEEEREARGQQLLQSRAECHRSIARRKERVAALDAQAAQIRLQSAQEAERLARERNSILQLLQKEKEKLVSLERRYQLVTGGRSFPKMSSALREETLHISEPYELLEGTKPLSPPPAAAASLASPAARSYPKAQEEYMRLSDVFRFCSNAHGPSLDTKASAAAPAATQRSFLLAVPPAADEVYRAKTEGDASALAPRMKSGTPSSSQLNLSVLGRSPSPKLTACRPAQGPPSPAGSLPRNLAATLQDIETKRQLALQQKAKLLPAEPLQPGDLPGQQVIEEQKRRLAELKQKAAAEAQSQWEALHGQPPFPAAFPPLVHHSILHHHRPHGVGPRAEELDHAYDTLSLESSDSMETSISTGNNSACSPDNISSASGMEAGKIEEMEKMLKEAHAEKSRLMESREREMELRRQALEDERRRREQLERRLQDETARRQKLVEKEVKLREKHFSQARPLTRYLPIRKEDFDLRLHIESSGHSVDTCYHVILTEKMCKGYLVKMGGKIKSWKKRWFVFDRMKRTLSYYVDKHETKLKGVIYFQAIEEVYYDHLRSAAKSPNPALTFCVKTHDRLYYMVAPSAEAMRIWMDVIVTGAEGYTQFMN; encoded by the exons ATGGGCACCCTGCCGCGGAGCGTCCCGCTCGGCGCCCAGGCCAGGACCAGGTGGCAG CAGCCTGTGCCCGAGAACGCCCGGCATCTCCAAGCGGGCACCATGGAGGCATGCGGCAGGACCCCCGCCAGCCCGACCCGCAGAGTCCAGACCATCATCCAG aACAGCCCCCTGGACCTGATCGACACGGGCAAGGGGCTGAAGGTGCAGACGGAGAAGCCGCACTTGGTGagcctgggcagcggccggctCAGCACCGCCATCACGCTCCTGCCCCTGGAGGAAG GGAGGACCACCATCGGCACGGCCGCGAGGGACATCGTCCTGCAGGGCCCTGGGCTGGCACCGCAGCACTGCTACATCGAGAACGTGCGGGGGACGCTCACCCTGCACCCCTGCGGCAACGCCTGCGCCATTGACGGCGTGCCCCTGCGGCGGCCCACGCGCCTCACCCAAG gctgcaccATCTGCCTGGGCCAGGCCACCTTCCTCCGCTTCAACCACCCTGCCGAGGCCAAGTGGATGAAGAGCATGATCCCGGCGGGGGGCAGGAGCCCAGCGGCTCTCTACGGGCTGCCAGCAA AGCCTGAGGCCCTGGTGAACGGTGGCCGCCAGCCGTCAGAGCGTGGGTGTCCCAGCCACAGCTCCCTCGTCAGCTCCATTGAGAAGGACCTACAGGACATCATGGACTCACTGGTGCTGGAGGAGCCGGCGTCGCCCGGCGGCAAGAAGCCGCCCGCCCGTGGCCggtcccccctctcccccatgGTGAACGGGGGTGGGCGCTGCctcctgtcccccccacccagccctggGGCCACCTCGGGAGGCTCCAGCTACGAGAACttctcccccctctcctccccggcCAGCAGCGGTGGCTACACCAGCCCCTCGCCtagcagccaggagcagggtcCGGCCATGCCCCCCCTCGTCCCGCTCCGCTCCTCCAGCTACAACCACGCTGTGCAGCCACCCGCCCAGCGCCCACCCCCCACACCCGGCGGGGGTCCCGGCGAGCCTTGGCCGGCCGAGAGGCTCGGGGACAGCCAGACAGGCAGCCCCCGGCTGACCCCCAGGGCAGCACCGCGGCCACGGGCGGCCCTGCAGGAgcggccccccagccccttccgGGAGCCGCGGGACCCCCTGGCCCCCAGCCGGCAGCCTGCCGGCCGGGCGGTCCCAGAGGcccggctgcagccccccgAGAGCCCGCGGGCGGCCCGGAGGAACGTGGAGAGCATGCGGGAGCTGCCCCCCCTGAGCCCCTCCTTGTCGCGCCGGGCTGtcagcccccgggcagcccccgacgccccctccccacagccccggctgggcagggaggtgcTCGGCAGCCCCCGTGCCAGGCGCAAGGGTCTGGAGGAGCCGAGGGTCGCTGGGAGTCCCTCGCCCCCATTGCCAGCGGAGacccccccgcgccgccccaGCTTCGGCACCAGCCTGAGTCCGGCGTACGGGTTGGGCTCCCCGGCCGTGCCCTCGCCCCGGCAGAGCCCCCGCGCCCCCAGGAAGCCCTTGGGGGACCCACGGCCACCGGCAGGGCCGCGGGAACGCAAGAACAGCATCACTGAGATCAGCGACAACGAGGACGAGCTGCTGGAGTACCACCGGCGTCAGCGGCAGGAGCGGGTGCGGGAGCAGGAGATGGAGCGCCTG GAGCGGCAGCGCCTGGAGACCATCCTGAACCTCTGCGCAGAGTACACGAAGACGGACGGCACCGAGCCGGGCGACGTGCACCGACTCCTGGCTGGTGACACGGATGCCGGCCGGCGGGTGCCCAGGGGTGCCGTGGCTCTGGGCCGTGCTGCTGAGGAACTGCGGCAGAGGGAGAGCCTGGAGAGGTCGGACGAGGAGAACCTGAAGGAGGagtgcagcagcactgagagcACCCACCATGAG CACGAGGAGCTGGCGGGCCCGCGGGCCAAGGAGGCGCAGCGGCTGGAGGAGGAGCGTGCCAGCGTGCTTGGCCGCTTGGACCAGCTGAAGGGCCGCATCaaggagctggagcagcagctgcaggagacGTCGCGAGAG GCGGAGATGGAGCGGGCGCTGCTGCAGGGCGAGCGGGAGTCGGAGGCGGCACGGCTGCGGCAGGAGCAGGAGGCggtgcagcagctgcaggagaagctCTCCAGCCTGGACGCCAGCATCCGGAAGGAGCGGGACAAG GAAAGGGCAAAGGTTGATGCTGAAAGGAAGGAGCTAGAGCAACTCCGGGCGCTTTACCATGAGTCGAAGAGCCACCTTGATAAGTGCCCTGAGTCAATGCGGGAGCAGTTGCGGGAGCAGATGCGAAGG GAGGCGGAGGCGCTGGAGACGGAGGCCAAGCTGTTTGAGGACCTGGAGTTCCAGCAGCTGGAACGGGAGAGCCACCTCGAGGAGGAGCGCGAAGCACggggccagcagctcctgcagagccggGCCGAGTGCCACCGCAGCATTGCCCGCAGGAAG gaGCGGGTGGCCGCACTGGATGCCCAGGCTGCCCAGATCCGGCTGCAGAGCGCCCAGGAGGCTGAGCGCCTGGCCAGGGAGAGGAACAGcatcctgcagctcctgcagaag gagaaggagaagcttGTGTCTCTGGAGAGGCGATACCAGCTCGTCACAGGCGGCAGGAGCTTCCCCAAAATGTCCTCAGCTCTCAGAGAG GAGACCCTCCATATCTCAGAGCCTTATGAGCTGTTGGAGGGAACTAAGCCCCTGAGTCCCCCGCcggcagcagctgcctccttAGCTTCTCCTGCCGCCCGCTCCTACCCCAAGGCACAAGAG GAGTACATGAGGCTGTCTGACGTTTTCAGGTTCTGCAGCAATGCGCACGGCCCCAGCCTGGACACTaaagcttctgctgctgcccctgctgccACTCAGCGCTCTTTCTTGCTTGCTGTACCTCCCGCAGCCGACGAG GTCTATCGTGCCAAAACAGAGGGTGACGCCAGTGCCCTCGCCCCTCGGATGAAGAGTGGGACCCCCTCATCCTCACAGCTCAACCTCTCCGTGCTGGGACGCAGCCCCTCGCCTAAG CTGACTGCCTGTCGTCCTGCCCAGGGCCCCCCAAGCCCGGCAGGCAGCCTGCCCCGCAACCTGGCAGCCACACTGCAGGACATCGAGACCAAGCGCCAGCTGGCCCTGCAGCAGAAGG CCaagctgctcccagcagagcccTTGCAGCCGGGCGATCTACCAG GTCAGCAGGTGATCGAGGAGCAGAAGCGGCGGCTCGCGGagctgaagcagaaagcagctgcCGAAGCTCAGTCCCAGTGGGAAGCCTTGCACGGGCAGccccccttccctgctgccttccccccGCTCGTGCATCACTCCATCCTCCACCACCACCGTCCCCACGGCGTCGGGCCCCGGGCCGAGGAGCTGGACCATGCGTATGACACCCTCAGCCTGGAGAGCTCAGACAGCATGGAGACCAGCATCTCCACTGGCAACAACTCTGCCTGCTCGCCTGACAACATCTCCAG TGCCAGCGGGATGGAGGCGGGGAAGATCgaggagatggagaagatgCTGAAGGAGGCGCACGCGGAGAAGTCGCGGCTGATGGAATCCCGG GAGCGGGAGATGGAGCTGCGGCGGCAGGCGCTGGAGGACGAGCGCCGGCGCCGGGAGCAGCTGGAACGCCGGCTGCAGGATGAGACCGCACGGCGGCAGAAGCTGGTGGAGAAGGAGGTCAAGCTGCGGGAGAAGCACTTCTCGCAG GCTCGTCCCCTGACGCGGTACCTCCCCATCCGCAAGGAGGATTTTGACCTGCGGCTGCACATCGAGTCCTCGGGCCACAGCGTGGACACCTGCTACCACGTCATCCTGACGGAGAAGATGTGCAAGGGCTACCTGGTCAAGATGGGCGGCAAGATCAAGTCTTGGAAGAAGCGCTGGTTCGTCTTCGACCGCATGAAGCGCACCCTCTCCTACTACGTGG ATAAACACGAGACAAAGCTGAAAGGCGTCATCTACTTCCAAGCCATCGAAGAGGTTTACTATGACCACCTCCGCAGCGCTGCAAAG agcCCCAACCCTGCGCTCACCTTCTGCGTCAAGACCCACGACCGCCTCTACTACATGGTGGCACCCTCAGCCGAGGCCATGCGCATCTGGATGGACGTCATCGTCACCGGGGCAGAGGGGTACACCCAGTTCATGAACtga
- the PHLDB1 gene encoding pleckstrin homology-like domain family B member 1 isoform X10, whose product MGTLPRSVPLGAQARTRWQQPVPENARHLQAGTMEACGRTPASPTRRVQTIIQNSPLDLIDTGKGLKVQTEKPHLVSLGSGRLSTAITLLPLEEGRTTIGTAARDIVLQGPGLAPQHCYIENVRGTLTLHPCGNACAIDGVPLRRPTRLTQGCTICLGQATFLRFNHPAEAKWMKSMIPAGGRSPAALYGLPAKPEALVNGGRQPSERGCPSHSSLVSSIEKDLQDIMDSLVLEEPASPGGKKPPARGRSPLSPMVNGGGRCLLSPPPSPGATSGGSSYENFSPLSSPASSGGYTSPSPSSQEQGPAMPPLVPLRSSSYNHAVQPPAQRPPPTPGGGPGEPWPAERLGDSQTGSPRLTPRAAPRPRAALQERPPSPFREPRDPLAPSRQPAGRAVPEARLQPPESPRAARRNVESMRELPPLSPSLSRRAVSPRAAPDAPSPQPRLGREVLGSPRARRKGLEEPRVAGSPSPPLPAETPPRRPSFGTSLSPAYGLGSPAVPSPRQSPRAPRKPLGDPRPPAGPRERKNSITEISDNEDELLEYHRRQRQERVREQEMERLERQRLETILNLCAEYTKTDGTEPGDVHRLLAGDTDAGRRVPRGAVALGRAAEELRQRESLERSDEENLKEECSSTESTHHEHEELAGPRAKEAQRLEEERASVLGRLDQLKGRIKELEQQLQETSREAEMERALLQGERESEAARLRQEQEAVQQLQEKLSSLDASIRKERDKERAKVDAERKELEQLRALYHESKSHLDKCPESMREQLREQMRREAEALETEAKLFEDLEFQQLERESHLEEEREARGQQLLQSRAECHRSIARRKERVAALDAQAAQIRLQSAQEAERLARERNSILQLLQKEKEKLVSLERRYQLVTGGRSFPKMSSALREETLHISEPYELLEGTKPLSPPPAAAASLASPAARSYPKAQEVYRAKTEGDASALAPRMKSGTPSSSQLNLSVLGRSPSPKLTACRPAQGPPSPAGSLPRNLAATLQDIETKRQLALQQKAKLLPAEPLQPGDLPGQQVIEEQKRRLAELKQKAAAEAQSQWEALHGQPPFPAAFPPLVHHSILHHHRPHGVGPRAEELDHAYDTLSLESSDSMETSISTGNNSACSPDNISSASGMEAGKIEEMEKMLKEAHAEKSRLMESREREMELRRQALEDERRRREQLERRLQDETARRQKLVEKEVKLREKHFSQARPLTRYLPIRKEDFDLRLHIESSGHSVDTCYHVILTEKMCKGYLVKMGGKIKSWKKRWFVFDRMKRTLSYYVDKHETKLKGVIYFQAIEEVYYDHLRSAAKSPNPALTFCVKTHDRLYYMVAPSAEAMRIWMDVIVTGAEGYTQFMN is encoded by the exons ATGGGCACCCTGCCGCGGAGCGTCCCGCTCGGCGCCCAGGCCAGGACCAGGTGGCAG CAGCCTGTGCCCGAGAACGCCCGGCATCTCCAAGCGGGCACCATGGAGGCATGCGGCAGGACCCCCGCCAGCCCGACCCGCAGAGTCCAGACCATCATCCAG aACAGCCCCCTGGACCTGATCGACACGGGCAAGGGGCTGAAGGTGCAGACGGAGAAGCCGCACTTGGTGagcctgggcagcggccggctCAGCACCGCCATCACGCTCCTGCCCCTGGAGGAAG GGAGGACCACCATCGGCACGGCCGCGAGGGACATCGTCCTGCAGGGCCCTGGGCTGGCACCGCAGCACTGCTACATCGAGAACGTGCGGGGGACGCTCACCCTGCACCCCTGCGGCAACGCCTGCGCCATTGACGGCGTGCCCCTGCGGCGGCCCACGCGCCTCACCCAAG gctgcaccATCTGCCTGGGCCAGGCCACCTTCCTCCGCTTCAACCACCCTGCCGAGGCCAAGTGGATGAAGAGCATGATCCCGGCGGGGGGCAGGAGCCCAGCGGCTCTCTACGGGCTGCCAGCAA AGCCTGAGGCCCTGGTGAACGGTGGCCGCCAGCCGTCAGAGCGTGGGTGTCCCAGCCACAGCTCCCTCGTCAGCTCCATTGAGAAGGACCTACAGGACATCATGGACTCACTGGTGCTGGAGGAGCCGGCGTCGCCCGGCGGCAAGAAGCCGCCCGCCCGTGGCCggtcccccctctcccccatgGTGAACGGGGGTGGGCGCTGCctcctgtcccccccacccagccctggGGCCACCTCGGGAGGCTCCAGCTACGAGAACttctcccccctctcctccccggcCAGCAGCGGTGGCTACACCAGCCCCTCGCCtagcagccaggagcagggtcCGGCCATGCCCCCCCTCGTCCCGCTCCGCTCCTCCAGCTACAACCACGCTGTGCAGCCACCCGCCCAGCGCCCACCCCCCACACCCGGCGGGGGTCCCGGCGAGCCTTGGCCGGCCGAGAGGCTCGGGGACAGCCAGACAGGCAGCCCCCGGCTGACCCCCAGGGCAGCACCGCGGCCACGGGCGGCCCTGCAGGAgcggccccccagccccttccgGGAGCCGCGGGACCCCCTGGCCCCCAGCCGGCAGCCTGCCGGCCGGGCGGTCCCAGAGGcccggctgcagccccccgAGAGCCCGCGGGCGGCCCGGAGGAACGTGGAGAGCATGCGGGAGCTGCCCCCCCTGAGCCCCTCCTTGTCGCGCCGGGCTGtcagcccccgggcagcccccgacgccccctccccacagccccggctgggcagggaggtgcTCGGCAGCCCCCGTGCCAGGCGCAAGGGTCTGGAGGAGCCGAGGGTCGCTGGGAGTCCCTCGCCCCCATTGCCAGCGGAGacccccccgcgccgccccaGCTTCGGCACCAGCCTGAGTCCGGCGTACGGGTTGGGCTCCCCGGCCGTGCCCTCGCCCCGGCAGAGCCCCCGCGCCCCCAGGAAGCCCTTGGGGGACCCACGGCCACCGGCAGGGCCGCGGGAACGCAAGAACAGCATCACTGAGATCAGCGACAACGAGGACGAGCTGCTGGAGTACCACCGGCGTCAGCGGCAGGAGCGGGTGCGGGAGCAGGAGATGGAGCGCCTG GAGCGGCAGCGCCTGGAGACCATCCTGAACCTCTGCGCAGAGTACACGAAGACGGACGGCACCGAGCCGGGCGACGTGCACCGACTCCTGGCTGGTGACACGGATGCCGGCCGGCGGGTGCCCAGGGGTGCCGTGGCTCTGGGCCGTGCTGCTGAGGAACTGCGGCAGAGGGAGAGCCTGGAGAGGTCGGACGAGGAGAACCTGAAGGAGGagtgcagcagcactgagagcACCCACCATGAG CACGAGGAGCTGGCGGGCCCGCGGGCCAAGGAGGCGCAGCGGCTGGAGGAGGAGCGTGCCAGCGTGCTTGGCCGCTTGGACCAGCTGAAGGGCCGCATCaaggagctggagcagcagctgcaggagacGTCGCGAGAG GCGGAGATGGAGCGGGCGCTGCTGCAGGGCGAGCGGGAGTCGGAGGCGGCACGGCTGCGGCAGGAGCAGGAGGCggtgcagcagctgcaggagaagctCTCCAGCCTGGACGCCAGCATCCGGAAGGAGCGGGACAAG GAAAGGGCAAAGGTTGATGCTGAAAGGAAGGAGCTAGAGCAACTCCGGGCGCTTTACCATGAGTCGAAGAGCCACCTTGATAAGTGCCCTGAGTCAATGCGGGAGCAGTTGCGGGAGCAGATGCGAAGG GAGGCGGAGGCGCTGGAGACGGAGGCCAAGCTGTTTGAGGACCTGGAGTTCCAGCAGCTGGAACGGGAGAGCCACCTCGAGGAGGAGCGCGAAGCACggggccagcagctcctgcagagccggGCCGAGTGCCACCGCAGCATTGCCCGCAGGAAG gaGCGGGTGGCCGCACTGGATGCCCAGGCTGCCCAGATCCGGCTGCAGAGCGCCCAGGAGGCTGAGCGCCTGGCCAGGGAGAGGAACAGcatcctgcagctcctgcagaag gagaaggagaagcttGTGTCTCTGGAGAGGCGATACCAGCTCGTCACAGGCGGCAGGAGCTTCCCCAAAATGTCCTCAGCTCTCAGAGAG GAGACCCTCCATATCTCAGAGCCTTATGAGCTGTTGGAGGGAACTAAGCCCCTGAGTCCCCCGCcggcagcagctgcctccttAGCTTCTCCTGCCGCCCGCTCCTACCCCAAGGCACAAGAG GTCTATCGTGCCAAAACAGAGGGTGACGCCAGTGCCCTCGCCCCTCGGATGAAGAGTGGGACCCCCTCATCCTCACAGCTCAACCTCTCCGTGCTGGGACGCAGCCCCTCGCCTAAG CTGACTGCCTGTCGTCCTGCCCAGGGCCCCCCAAGCCCGGCAGGCAGCCTGCCCCGCAACCTGGCAGCCACACTGCAGGACATCGAGACCAAGCGCCAGCTGGCCCTGCAGCAGAAGG CCaagctgctcccagcagagcccTTGCAGCCGGGCGATCTACCAG GTCAGCAGGTGATCGAGGAGCAGAAGCGGCGGCTCGCGGagctgaagcagaaagcagctgcCGAAGCTCAGTCCCAGTGGGAAGCCTTGCACGGGCAGccccccttccctgctgccttccccccGCTCGTGCATCACTCCATCCTCCACCACCACCGTCCCCACGGCGTCGGGCCCCGGGCCGAGGAGCTGGACCATGCGTATGACACCCTCAGCCTGGAGAGCTCAGACAGCATGGAGACCAGCATCTCCACTGGCAACAACTCTGCCTGCTCGCCTGACAACATCTCCAG TGCCAGCGGGATGGAGGCGGGGAAGATCgaggagatggagaagatgCTGAAGGAGGCGCACGCGGAGAAGTCGCGGCTGATGGAATCCCGG GAGCGGGAGATGGAGCTGCGGCGGCAGGCGCTGGAGGACGAGCGCCGGCGCCGGGAGCAGCTGGAACGCCGGCTGCAGGATGAGACCGCACGGCGGCAGAAGCTGGTGGAGAAGGAGGTCAAGCTGCGGGAGAAGCACTTCTCGCAG GCTCGTCCCCTGACGCGGTACCTCCCCATCCGCAAGGAGGATTTTGACCTGCGGCTGCACATCGAGTCCTCGGGCCACAGCGTGGACACCTGCTACCACGTCATCCTGACGGAGAAGATGTGCAAGGGCTACCTGGTCAAGATGGGCGGCAAGATCAAGTCTTGGAAGAAGCGCTGGTTCGTCTTCGACCGCATGAAGCGCACCCTCTCCTACTACGTGG ATAAACACGAGACAAAGCTGAAAGGCGTCATCTACTTCCAAGCCATCGAAGAGGTTTACTATGACCACCTCCGCAGCGCTGCAAAG agcCCCAACCCTGCGCTCACCTTCTGCGTCAAGACCCACGACCGCCTCTACTACATGGTGGCACCCTCAGCCGAGGCCATGCGCATCTGGATGGACGTCATCGTCACCGGGGCAGAGGGGTACACCCAGTTCATGAACtga